In one window of Microcaecilia unicolor chromosome 9, aMicUni1.1, whole genome shotgun sequence DNA:
- the DYRK2 gene encoding dual specificity tyrosine-phosphorylation-regulated kinase 2, translating into MLARKASAGSASAAAGHPAGRGGDSVGQAQTSSPGAGVGTLRPGAGTGPPSPIALPPLRTSSNAAQPAGGSKHTMNDHLHVGSHGQIQVQQLFEDNSNKKSILTTQPNGLTSVGRTGLPVVQDRPLDSIHRRQGSSSSLKSMDGAGKVKASSMTPEQAMKQYMQKLSAFEHHEIFNYSEIYFLGPNAKKRQGVIGGPNNGGYDDDQGSYVQIPHDHIAYRYEVLKVIGKGSFGQVVKVYDHKMHQHVALKMVRNEKRFHRQAAEEIRILEHLRKQDKDNNMNVIHMLENFTFRNHICMTFELLSMNLYELIKKNKFQGFSLPLVRKFAHSILQCLDALHKNRIIHCDLKPENILLKQQGRSGIKVIDFGSSCYEHQRVYTYIQSRFYRAPEVILGARYGMPIDMWSLGCILSELLTGYPILPGEDEGDQLACMIELLGMPSQKQLDASKRAKNFVSSKGYPRYCTVTTLPDNSVVLNGGRSRRGKLRGPPGSRDWVTALKGCDDPLFLDFLKQCLEWDPSLRMTPSQALRHPWLRRRLPKPPSGEKTSAKRITESSGAITSISKLPPTSNSASKLRTNLVQMTDANGNIQQRTVLPKLVS; encoded by the exons ATGTTAGCCAGGAAAGCCTCCGCCGGCTCTGCTAGCGCTGCCGCCGGCCACCCCGCCG GCAGGGGAGGTGACAGCGTAGGACAAGCGCAAACCTCCTCCCCTGGAGCAGGGGTTGGGACTCTCCGGCCTGGAGCAGGGACTGGACCGCCGTCGCCAATCGCACTGCCTCCGCTGAGGACCAGCAGCAACGCGGCCCAACCG GCTGGAGGTAGTAAGCACACAATGAATGATCACCTGCATGTTGGTAGCCATGGACAGATCCAGGTTCAGCAGCTGTTTGAGGATAACAGCAACAAGAAGAGCATTCTGACAACACAGCCGAATGGACTGACCAGCGTAGGTAGAACAGGATTGCCAGTGGTTCAGGATAGGCCACTGGATAGTATCCACAGACGACAAGGAAGTTCCAGCTCCTTGAAGTCTATGGATGGGGCTGGGAAGGTGAAAGCGTCTTCAATGACACCAGAACAAGCAATGAAGCAATACATGCAAAAACTGTCAGCCTTTGAACACCATGAAATTTTCAACTACTCGGAAATCTATTTTTTGGGACCAAATGCAAAGAAACGTCAGGGTGTGATTGGAGGTCCCAACAACGGTGGCTATGATGACGACCAGGGATCTTACGTGCAGATTCCCCATGATCACATAGCCTACAGATACGAGGTGCTGAAAGTTATTGGGAAAGGGAGCTTTGGGCAAGTTGTGAAAGTCTACGATCACAAAATGCATCAGCACGTGGCATTGAAGATGGTGAGAAACGAGAAACGGTTCCACCGTCAGGCTGCGGAAGAAATTCGAATACTGGAACATCTAAGAAAACAGGACAAAGATAACAACATGAATGTTATCCACATGTTGGAGAACTTTACATTCCGCAACCATATCTGCATGACATTTGAATTGCTGAGCATGAATCTTTATGAgctaataaagaaaaacaaatttcagGGCTTCAGCCTGCCGTTGGTTCGCAAGTTTGCCCACTCAATTCTACAGTGCTTGGATGCCTTGCACAAGAACAGAATTATTCACTGTGACCTTAAACCTGAGAACATACTGTTGAAACAGCAGGGCAGAAGTGGTATTAAAGTGATTGACTTTGGCTCTAGTTGCTATGAGCATCAGCGGGTTTACACGTATATCCAGTCCCGATTTTACCGTGCGCCAGAAGTGATCCTTGGTGCTCGCTATGGTATGCCCATTGATATGTGGAGCCTAGGCTGTATTCTGTCGGAGCTTTTGACAGGTTATCCCATCTTACCTGGGGAAGATGAAGGGGACCAACTGGCTTGCATGATTGAGCTTTTGGGCATGCCGTCCCAAAAACAGCTGGATGCCTCAAAACGAGCTAAGAATTTTGTCAGCTCTAAGGGTTATCCCCGATACTGCACTGTTACAACTTTGCCCGATAATTCCGTGGTACTTAACGGAGGTCGCTCCCGGAGAGGAAAGTTGCGAGGCCCTCCGGGGAGCAGAGATTGGGTAACTGCATTAAAGGGCTGTGACGATCctctttttttggactttttgaaGCAGTGTTTGGAATGGGATCCTTCTCTACGTATGACGCCCAGCCAGGCATTGCGGCATCCCTGGCTACGGAGACGGTTGCCAAAGCCTCCATCCGGGGAAAAGACATCAGCAAAAAGGATAACAGAAAGTAGTGGTGCTATCACTTCAATTTCCAAGTTACCTCCAACATCAAACTCCGCTTCAAAACTACGAACTAATTTGGTACAGATGACTGATGCAAATGGGAATATTCAGCAAAGGACAGTATTGCCAAAACTGGTTAGCTGA